The sequence CCGAACGGATCGTGGCCGTTGAGCCGGACCCTGCCATGCGTGCCCGTCTCGCTCCTCGCGCTGCGGCGGCAGCCGTCCCGGTCGAGGTCTCCGATGCGTCGGCCGAGGCGCTGCCGTTCGCCGACGACTCCTTCGACGCGGTGGTGTTCACACTGGTTCTCTGCACCGTCGCCGACCCTGACGCGGCGCTGAGCGAGGCCCGGCGCGTGTTGCGCGACGACGGGAAGTTGGTGCTTCTCGAACACGTCAGGGGCGAAGGGCGCCTCGCCCGTGTGCAGGATCGGATCACGCCCGTGTGGAAGTTCTTCGGCGCGGGCTGTCACCCCAATCGGGACACCCTCTCCACCCTCCGTCGTCGCGGCGAGTTCGAGATCGACGAGGTGGAGGAGTTCTCCGAGATACCCCGATGGGTTCCGGCCAGCCCCATGATCCAGGTGACCGCGCGCCCAACCGGCTGACCATCATGGCGCCGCCTGCCGATTCACGCACGTAGCCTGCGGACACCGGCACGACGTACTGCGGACACCCGTGCAGGAAGTGCGGACACGGGTGCAGGAAGTGCAGACACCCGTGCAGGAACTGCGGACACGGGTGCAGGAACTGCGGGCAGCCGTACAGCCTTGGCGCTACCAGACCAGGTCAGCGGGAGGCCGGGACCATGTTCGCCGACGCCATCACATGCTGGATCAGCGTGACGAGGACCTGCTTCGTGGACTCGCGGTCGCGCGCGTCACACAGCAGCACTGGCACGCCCGGCCCCACGTCGAGGGCCGCGCGCACCTCCTCGGTGCCGTACCGGTAGGCGTTGTCGAAGCAGTTCACGCCGACGACGAACGGCAGCCCGCGCCGTTCGAAGAAGTCAACGGCGGGGAAACACGACTCCAGCCTGCGCGTGTCGGCGAGGACCACAGCCCCCAGCGCACCCTGCGCCAGTTCGTCCCACATGAACCAGAACCGGTCCTGCCCCGGCGTGCCGAACAGGTACAGGATGAGTTCGGGGCTGATCGTGATACGTCCGAAGTCGAGTGCCACGGTGGTGGTGGTCTTGGTCTCCACACCGGACAGATCATCGACGCCTTCCGACGCCGAGGTGAGCATCTCCTCGGTGCGCAGCGGCGGTACCTCGCTCACCGAGCCCACCATCGTCGTCTTACCGACACCGAAACCACCGGCGATCAGCAGTTTCACCGCCGTCGCCCGCAGGCGCCGGTCGTCAGAGTTTGCGGATACCATCGAGAACCGCCTGCAATACGTGCTTGTTGGGTGCTTCGCTCGGGGGCGCGGCCTTACGGAAGATCACGTAGTTCTGCTCGATCAAATCACTGAGTAGAACCTTCACGACGGGCAGGGGTAGGTCGATGTGACCTCCGACCTCCGCCACGGACATCGGATGCTGGCACAGCCGGACGATCTTCGCGTACTCCTCGGGGAGATGCGTGGCCTCGGCAGGGGTGCACAGCGCCACCACCAGCGTCATCATGTCGAGGCCGTAGTTGTCGGAACGGGTCCGGCCGCCCGTCACGACGTATGAGCGCACAAGGCCCGCATCCTCGTCGGACCACATCTCCTCGTCGGCGCTCATGGTGTGGTGTGGGGCTCCACGCGGGGCGCGGCGCTCAGCACCGCACCGACACGCTTGACCATCATGTTCATCGAGTACGCCACCATGCCCATGTCCGCGTCCTCCGACGTGAGCAGCGCGAGGCACGCGCCGCGCCCTGCCGCCGTGACGAACAGGAACGCGTGGTCCATCTCGACCACCGTCTGCCTCACCTGCCCCCCGCCGAAGTGCCGTCCTGTGCCCCTCGCGAGGCTCTGGAACGCGGACGCGACGGCCGAGAGATGCTCACCGTCCTCTTCGGACAAGTTGCTCGATCGGCCGATCAGCAGGCCGTCGGCGGAGAGGACGACAGCACGGTCTGCTCCCGCGACCTGGCTCACCAAATCGTCGAGCAGCCAGTCGAGTTCGTTGACTACCGAGTTCGCCATGGTGTTCCTCAGTTTCCGGAATCGTCGGGGCCTGGTTCGTGCTTACGTGCGCGGCGGGTGCCCTGCTGGAACGCCGAGAGCCTGCTGCGCGCCTGTTCGGGCGTGGTGTCGTAGTCGTCACCCCTGCCTTCGGAATCACCGCCACCCACGACGCCGAGGGTGCGCGTGTCGTCCCTGAGCTGGGGCGCGAGGCTCTCCTGACGGCGACGGCGCGGGAGAGGTGGCCTGCCGCCGTCGAGCCCGTTCTGCGCGGACGGCGGCCGGGTGTCGGCTCGCGTACCGCCATGCCGATCCTGCGCCGGACCTGCCTGATGCCGCGCACGGGAGTCCCTGCGCTCCCCCGGCTCCACGGCCGGCTTGCTCCCCCTCGGCAGCTCCCTCGGCAGCTTGGGCACGTACTGCGTCGGCTCGGAATCCGCCCCGGCCTGTGCATGCCTTCCCCGACCGTTGCGGTCAAGATCCTGCGTCCACTCCAGCACAGCGTCCCCCGGAAGTTCGCCCTGCACGCCCTCGACCGTGCTCTCCGCCCTGCCCTGTTCCTGGCTTCGCGGCTGGTTGTCGCGGCCGGAACGACGGGGCAGTTCGGGCCGGTCACCTTCGCCGGGAGGCAACTGAGGGCGTTCACCTTGCGGCGACACGGGCGCGCGGCGCACGGTCTCGGCCGCCGAATTCTGCGAGGCTGACGGTTCGAACGTGGTCGTCATTGCCACCGTAGTCGTGCCGTTGACCTTGTCGCTGCCGTTTCGCTGCGGAAGGGCCCTCGGCCTGCGGCTCACGGCAGCGGTCGCAGCGCCTTCCTCGCCGACTTCGCCGACCCCGCCGACCTCACTGCCCCCGGCCATACCGCCCTCGCTGCCCCGCGCGGTCACGCGCTGGGCTGTGGCGGCACCCGAGGGGCCGTCCTTGGCATCGTCACGCACTTCGCTCAGCAGATCGGCCCTGACCAGCACGATCGCCCTCGTGCCACCGTAGGCCGAGTCCCGCAGGGTGACGGTGAATCCGTGCTTCGCCGAGAGTCTCGCGACCACGAACAGGCCGAGTCTCGGTTCCTCGGACAGCGCCATGAAGCTGAAGTCCGGTGGGTTCTTGAGCATCTCGTTGAGCCGGTCGAGCTCCTCCGGCTCCATGCCGATGCCCTGATCCTCGATCTCGATGACCACGCCACGGCCCACCAGCTCGCCGCGTACCTCGACACGCGACTGCGGCGGTGAGAACGATGTCGCGTTGTCGATCAGCTCGGCCAGCAGGTGCACCAGGTCGCTCACGGCAGGGCCTGCCACGGCCGAGGCAGGTAACCTGCCCATGCTGACGCGCTTGTAGTCCTCGGTCTCGGCGATCGCGCCACGCACGATGTCGCCGACAGGCACCGGGTTGCGGAACTGCCGTCCCGGCTGCTCGCCACCCAGGATGATCAGGTTCTCGGCGTTGCGCCTCGCGCGGGTTGACAGGTGGTCGAGCTTAAACAGCAGGTCGAGCTGGTCGGGGTCCTCCTGTTTGCGCTCCGCGGCATCCAGCGCCGAAAGCTGCCGGTGGACGATCACCTGGCTGCGGTGGGCGATGTTGAGGAAGACCTTCTGGGTACCTTCCCTGGTCTTGGCCTCGTCCACGGCCGCTGCGATAGCGGTGCGCTGAGCCTGGTTGAACGCCTCGGCGACCTGACCGATCTCGTCGTCGCCGTGGTCGAGGTAGGAGACCTCGGTGGCGAGATCGACCTGCTCGCCCTTGCGGAGTCGTTCGACGATCCGGGGCATGCGCTCCTCGGCGACGTCGAGGGTGGCCTCGCGCAGTGACACGAGCCGTTTGACGAGCCGGTCGGACAACCGCCAGGCCAGCAGGAACACGGCGAGCGCGATGACGATGACGGCCGCGCCTGCCGCGATGGAGGTGTAGAGCGTCGAGTCCGCCTCGTCGAGCGCCACTTCGGTGGCCGCTGTGCTCTGCTCGACGTAGAGCGCCCACAGAGTGGCACCGACCTGGGTCGCCGCAGCCCGCCAGGCGGGCTCCGCCACGGGGAGCTCGGTGGTGTTGCCGCGAAGGAAGGCGTTCTCGACGCTGGTCAACGTCTGCCACGCCTCACCGGAGGTGAGCGCCTCGTACTTCTCGCGCACCGACGGGATCATGTCCGGCACCGCTTGTTGCAGCGTGGAGTGGTACGCACCGACCTGACCGATGTAGGTGCGGAACTCCTGCTCGGTCAGCCCGCCCCCGTCGAGTCCCGCCGCGGCGAGCGCGTCGCCACGGGACATGCCGTCCGCGCTGACGAACAGCGGCATCGCCACCATGCGCAGGTACGCCGTCTCGGCGTTCGGGGTCTCCTGCGCGACACCGTTGAGACCGACCACGTAGGCGTCGATGATCCCGTTGTAGAAGTCGTACGCCTCCTGGAGCGACACGTCGCCCGAGTCAACGCGCTCGCGGAACTCGCCGAGCTGCGCGGTCCGCTCCGCCGCGACCTGGACAGCGCGCCGCACGTTGTCAGGGGCGTCCTCGGCGACGGTGTCGAGCGCACCCGCCATGGCCCCCGCCGCGGAGTCGGTCCGCGTGCGCTGCTCGGCCAGTTCCACCCGCAGCGACCGGGTGGTGGCGATCTCCTGCAACGTCAGCCTTCGTTCCTCGCGCACGTTCGCGAAGAGCACGCCGGCAGGTTTGGCCGCCTCGTGGACGTCGGTGCTGAAGGACCGGACCTTCACCGCGTCGAAGACGAGGTAGCTCGCGACCGCGACACCGGTCAGCAGGAACACCAGGCTCGGGATGAAGGCGATGGCGAGCACTCGGGTGCGAATGGTCGAACGCCCACGGCGTGGGGCGGCACTCTTGTTCAACAACGCGCTCAAGGCCCTTCCAGCGACACGTATTTCCTTGGGCCCCCAACCCGCGCGACGGACTTCACGAGAGACTCCGGCCACGCTAAGCCGTCGCTTAGCGCGAGGTTAAGCAGTCGCGTTCGCGTGAGTCAATATGACGTGTGCCCGCCGGATCGCGCCGGACGCGCCGATCACGGAGTCACGAGACCCGCCTCGTAGGCGAAAATTGTCAGCTGGACTCTATTTGTGACGTCGAGTTTGGCAAAGGTGCGTGTGATGTGGGTCTTCACTGTGGCCTCGCTCATGTACAGCTCCTCGGCGATGCCCGCGTTGGATTTCCCCTGCGCAACGGCGGTGACGACCTCGCGCTCGCGGTCGGTGAGTGTGCTCAGCTTCACCGCCGCCTCCCTTCGCCGGGGGTTGGCCTTCAACGACACGAAGTGACCGATCAATTGCGTAGTGCTGCGGGGCGACAACATCGACTCACCGCGTGCGACAACCCGCACCGCGTCGATGATCTCTTGCGGTGAGCTTTCCTTGAGCAGAAAACCGTTCGCGCCCGCCGTGAGCGCGTCGAACACGTACTCGTCGAGGTCGAAAGTGGTGAGAACAAGCACTTTCGGGGGCCGGGCGAGCGCTCGGACGGCCGCGGTCGCCGCGAGCCCGTCCATGCGGCTCATCCGGATGTCCATGACAACGACGTCGGGTGCGTGCCGGTTGACCAGAGGGACGGCCTCGTCACCGTCACTCGCCTGCCCGACGACCTCGATCTCGGGCGTGCTGTCGAGGATCATCGCGAGTCCGGTACGGACCAGCGGATCGTCATCGACGAGCACAACACGCAGCGGCACCCGATCATGCTAGGCCGCCTTTCACAGGGCCCTTACACCGACCGAGCCTCACCATGCTCCCACGGAAGCCATGCCTTGACGGCGAAATGGCCCTGCTCGGTGGGGCCGTAGCTGATGGTTCCTTCCAATCGCGTCACCCGCTCGGCGAGTCCGGCCAGTCCGCTGCCCGAGCCGATCGGCGTCTCGGCGGGGGCGGAGGCAGGCAGCGGGTTGCGGATCTCCACCGTGAGTCCCACGCCCGGGCCGCCGCGCACCGTCACGTCAACGGTCGTCGAAGGGGCGTGTTTGAGGACGTTGGTCAGCGATTCCTGCACGACGCGGTAGGTGGTCGTGGCCAGCGGTTCCGGCGCTGCGGCCGTGTCGTCCACGAGCACGGTGACGTTGACGGGCAGACCGGCATCCCTGGTGTTGCCGATCAACGTCGGCAGGTCTGTCAGCCCGGGAGGCCCCGGCCGACTTGACCGCTCGTGGCCGAGGGACACGAATCCCCTGCCGTCCCTGAGCACGCCGATCACCTGCCGCAGATCCTCCAGCGACTGACGCGCGGTTGTGCGGACCGTGCGCGCCACCTCCGCCGCGCGGCCGGACTCCTGCTGTGCTGTGACTTCGAGGGCTCCGGCATGCAGCGACAGCAGCGACAGCCGATGTCCGAGGACGTCGTGCATCTCCCTCGCGATGCGCGAACGCTCGTCCTTGCGGGCCATCTCCGCCTGCAACGCCCTTTCCGCGTTCGTGTGCCTGGCCAGTTCGCGCTTGGTGCCCCGGTATACACCGATGCCGGCAGGCACGGCCGTCAGCAGTGCCGCGATGAGGACGACCACCACGAACGGAACCCCGTCCGCGCCGAAGAGGATCTTGATGATGGAGACGTCGGCGTGCCGGTGCGCGTCGTGAGCGACTCCTGCGGTGGTGGCGGCGAACACCGCCGCGGCCCCGAGCCAGCCGACGCGGTCACGCCGGTGCGCGGTCAGCGCGGCGAGGGAGATCAGCGCGGCCAGCGCGTCGGTGACGAACACAAGAGGCCCGGCGACGGACACTCCCGTCACCACGACGGGTTGGGTGTGCCGCCAGCACAGCAGGACGGCAGCGGCGAGTGCGGCGACAAACCCGAGCGCGGGCCGCCACGTGACGTCGAGTTCCTCCGAGTTCGGGACGTAGCTCTCAGCCGCGAAGACGTAGAGGCTGCTCAGCAGACTCGTGCCGACAGCAAGCGCCGTGACCAGAACGCCGAGCACGGACCTGGCTCGTGAGACGGACTCGCGCATTGGCTGAGAGTACGGCGGCATCGCACGTCGGGTGATCAACGGATCGGCTGCGGGGCGAGCCGCAGGGGACGACTTTAGTCGTACAAGATCACCGACCCTCGGGCGACGCGAGGGAGGCACCTCAGGCAGTTCCATGTCGATCTGCACCGAACGGACTGCCCGAGCAGGGAGGACTCGACATGGCAACACAACTGGACACGAACACGGCGGCTCCGACTGAGGCCCGCAACGGGCTCGGCACCGCGGGATTCGTCGTCGGGCTCATCGGACTGGTCCTGTCGCCGCTGCCCTTCATCGGCATCCTGGCCTGGCCGCTGGTGGCACTGGGCGTGATCTTCTCCGCCGTCGGCATCGCGAGGGTGAAGGCGAGGAAGGCCACCAACAAGGGACTGTCGATCGCCGGTCTCGTGCTCTCGGTCATCGGCGTCGTGATCAGCGTGGTGATGTACCTCGTCTACGACAGCGCGGCGAGGGAGGTCACCGAGGAGGCCAACCGCGCAGTGAAGATCACCTACCAGGTGACCGGCGACGCGCCCGAGGCATCCATCTCCTACACCACCTACGGCGACAGCGTGAGTTCCGCGACCGAGGACGTCACGGAGCTGCCGTGGGAGAAGACCACGGAGACAAGTGGTCTTCTCAAGGGTGGCTCGCTCAGCGTCACGCTCGGCGCCGACGGTGGCACCGTGGAGTGCACCGTGATCGTCGATGGCAAGGAAGCCAAGACGGCCACCGCGAGCGGCGCCTACAACACCGCCTCGTGCAGCGACTTCTGACCGGCACGTGTGATCTCCGAAGCTTCGGAGTAACTCCCGGTGCGGGCACGGCGATACCTCGCATGTCCCGCACCGAGGAGGCCGGTGTCGATGCCGAGACGTGTCACGAGACCGTGGGCGAGTGCCCGCGGCATTCTGTTCGCACTCGCGCTGACGTTCGCGACGACGGCGGCCGTTCACGCATTTCTCGCGTTCTCCACATCGGAATGGTGGCCGGCTGCGCTCGCCGCGGGCCTCGTCGCGGCGGCAGCGTGGTGTGCGGCGTCGGCGCTGGACGGTCGATGACCACCCTCGGCTGACATTCGTCACCGTCGCGACATGGCCGACTCCACTACCCGGCCCCCTACCGCGAAGGGCACCGTTTCCTCCGAAGGCAACAGTGGAGGGACAGTGCGAGAAGTACTGAGTGCGAAGGGGCTCGGGCACCGCTACGGCACGACCACCGCCCTCGACGGTGTCGATCTCACCGTCGAGGCTGGCGAGTGTGTGGCGCTGCTCGGCCCCAACGGCG comes from Saccharomonospora xinjiangensis XJ-54 and encodes:
- a CDS encoding sensor histidine kinase, with amino-acid sequence MRESVSRARSVLGVLVTALAVGTSLLSSLYVFAAESYVPNSEELDVTWRPALGFVAALAAAVLLCWRHTQPVVVTGVSVAGPLVFVTDALAALISLAALTAHRRDRVGWLGAAAVFAATTAGVAHDAHRHADVSIIKILFGADGVPFVVVVLIAALLTAVPAGIGVYRGTKRELARHTNAERALQAEMARKDERSRIAREMHDVLGHRLSLLSLHAGALEVTAQQESGRAAEVARTVRTTARQSLEDLRQVIGVLRDGRGFVSLGHERSSRPGPPGLTDLPTLIGNTRDAGLPVNVTVLVDDTAAAPEPLATTTYRVVQESLTNVLKHAPSTTVDVTVRGGPGVGLTVEIRNPLPASAPAETPIGSGSGLAGLAERVTRLEGTISYGPTEQGHFAVKAWLPWEHGEARSV
- a CDS encoding sensor histidine kinase; the protein is MSALLNKSAAPRRGRSTIRTRVLAIAFIPSLVFLLTGVAVASYLVFDAVKVRSFSTDVHEAAKPAGVLFANVREERRLTLQEIATTRSLRVELAEQRTRTDSAAGAMAGALDTVAEDAPDNVRRAVQVAAERTAQLGEFRERVDSGDVSLQEAYDFYNGIIDAYVVGLNGVAQETPNAETAYLRMVAMPLFVSADGMSRGDALAAAGLDGGGLTEQEFRTYIGQVGAYHSTLQQAVPDMIPSVREKYEALTSGEAWQTLTSVENAFLRGNTTELPVAEPAWRAAATQVGATLWALYVEQSTAATEVALDEADSTLYTSIAAGAAVIVIALAVFLLAWRLSDRLVKRLVSLREATLDVAEERMPRIVERLRKGEQVDLATEVSYLDHGDDEIGQVAEAFNQAQRTAIAAAVDEAKTREGTQKVFLNIAHRSQVIVHRQLSALDAAERKQEDPDQLDLLFKLDHLSTRARRNAENLIILGGEQPGRQFRNPVPVGDIVRGAIAETEDYKRVSMGRLPASAVAGPAVSDLVHLLAELIDNATSFSPPQSRVEVRGELVGRGVVIEIEDQGIGMEPEELDRLNEMLKNPPDFSFMALSEEPRLGLFVVARLSAKHGFTVTLRDSAYGGTRAIVLVRADLLSEVRDDAKDGPSGAATAQRVTARGSEGGMAGGSEVGGVGEVGEEGAATAAVSRRPRALPQRNGSDKVNGTTTVAMTTTFEPSASQNSAAETVRRAPVSPQGERPQLPPGEGDRPELPRRSGRDNQPRSQEQGRAESTVEGVQGELPGDAVLEWTQDLDRNGRGRHAQAGADSEPTQYVPKLPRELPRGSKPAVEPGERRDSRARHQAGPAQDRHGGTRADTRPPSAQNGLDGGRPPLPRRRRQESLAPQLRDDTRTLGVVGGGDSEGRGDDYDTTPEQARSRLSAFQQGTRRARKHEPGPDDSGN
- a CDS encoding DUF4190 domain-containing protein translates to MATQLDTNTAAPTEARNGLGTAGFVVGLIGLVLSPLPFIGILAWPLVALGVIFSAVGIARVKARKATNKGLSIAGLVLSVIGVVISVVMYLVYDSAAREVTEEANRAVKITYQVTGDAPEASISYTTYGDSVSSATEDVTELPWEKTTETSGLLKGGSLSVTLGADGGTVECTVIVDGKEAKTATASGAYNTASCSDF
- a CDS encoding DUF742 domain-containing protein; its protein translation is MSADEEMWSDEDAGLVRSYVVTGGRTRSDNYGLDMMTLVVALCTPAEATHLPEEYAKIVRLCQHPMSVAEVGGHIDLPLPVVKVLLSDLIEQNYVIFRKAAPPSEAPNKHVLQAVLDGIRKL
- a CDS encoding class I SAM-dependent methyltransferase; its protein translation is MRAHRIFAACYDRMNGAAERSFLGRRREALLHDLTGSVLDVGAGTGANLPHLRSAERIVAVEPDPAMRARLAPRAAAAAVPVEVSDASAEALPFADDSFDAVVFTLVLCTVADPDAALSEARRVLRDDGKLVLLEHVRGEGRLARVQDRITPVWKFFGAGCHPNRDTLSTLRRRGEFEIDEVEEFSEIPRWVPASPMIQVTARPTG
- a CDS encoding response regulator transcription factor; protein product: MPLRVVLVDDDPLVRTGLAMILDSTPEIEVVGQASDGDEAVPLVNRHAPDVVVMDIRMSRMDGLAATAAVRALARPPKVLVLTTFDLDEYVFDALTAGANGFLLKESSPQEIIDAVRVVARGESMLSPRSTTQLIGHFVSLKANPRRREAAVKLSTLTDREREVVTAVAQGKSNAGIAEELYMSEATVKTHITRTFAKLDVTNRVQLTIFAYEAGLVTP
- a CDS encoding GTP-binding protein, whose amino-acid sequence is MVSANSDDRRLRATAVKLLIAGGFGVGKTTMVGSVSEVPPLRTEEMLTSASEGVDDLSGVETKTTTTVALDFGRITISPELILYLFGTPGQDRFWFMWDELAQGALGAVVLADTRRLESCFPAVDFFERRGLPFVVGVNCFDNAYRYGTEEVRAALDVGPGVPVLLCDARDRESTKQVLVTLIQHVMASANMVPASR
- a CDS encoding roadblock/LC7 domain-containing protein; translated protein: MANSVVNELDWLLDDLVSQVAGADRAVVLSADGLLIGRSSNLSEEDGEHLSAVASAFQSLARGTGRHFGGGQVRQTVVEMDHAFLFVTAAGRGACLALLTSEDADMGMVAYSMNMMVKRVGAVLSAAPRVEPHTTP